Proteins encoded in a region of the Carassius auratus strain Wakin chromosome 21, ASM336829v1, whole genome shotgun sequence genome:
- the cast gene encoding calpastatin isoform X4, producing the protein MPHKKRCHGKKNKKKRGDTSLQKANVPQTSRFQSQQVTPTPTSQVSSGKPAQYEKGATQSSTAAVTVKPGTAPAAPSGASSAGAAGGGGFTTTQKGPSQVTPQATVSKPTPAPSAKVPVVSSGTGPAGTTGVKATDPLKDKAQSTTIPSSKPGPAKVDPAVGKPSAPAGTQKQTSAQKVQVEVGSSGTKVSTEDVDPFDALSGTLPSSEPVAPKVPAFTGPEVKEPNVKAEKGVICGERDDTLPPGYRRADLEKKTPAGVPEKPKEVPKPISSDEALDSLSAGFVSSAPPAPKKTDVKTETVGAVDVRSAGISNFAPPPPSQKQPAPSQPAAVTKSPAPPADKKSRIETPAQPAKPKTDDTDVSLDALSALGDTLGAPEPPKKLPELKPGQIVDEKKQTSEKGVRVGERDDTLPPGYRFSEEELMKYPPPKKEPSINTDDALDFLSGGFSESVAAPVVKAPVPPSQEKKKPEAVPEKTKDVPKPKVDELSALDALACDFVAPAQSVPKVSSGAPKTVPPGPMQPPQTDEDAFSALGDTLGKPEPPKKEPELKPKDIVHEKDVTFKKGVRVGERDDTLPPGYRFSEEELKKYPPPEKEPSLDTTEALDILSGGFATPSEASAAKTPVCPASKPPAKPLDPASDFALDALADDFVAPSSASKVQSAVSGPPHADRQLSEGSSSALDALSDTLADIKGAPEPAPVPPKDVVKEKNIVEERVSKPGERDDTLPPEYRFTEEDRKAFLADKQKDVKPKKPSIDDTTALDMLSSDFSSVQPVKPSAPDAQHFTPEPQPPTFKASGPVFDELAEKVIPNLTDPKAKDSKPKGKGAKPKSKPKKQSVEDSSSTEKLPGKPSSDVVPSSSTKSGNR; encoded by the exons TCTCAGCAAGTCACACCCACCCCAACATCTCAGGTCTCCTCAGGGAAACCTGCACAATATGAG AAAGGAGCTACGCAGTCGTCTACAGCAGCTGTGACTGTCAAACCCGGCACCGCACCTGCAGCTCCTTCAGGAGCATCTTCTGCTGGAGCTGCAGGCGGTGGAGGCTTCACCACCACTCAGAAAGGACCTTCCCAAGTCACGCCACAG GCCACAGTCTCTAAACCCACACCTGCACCTTCTGCTAAAGTCCCAGTTGTGAGCTCTGGGACTGGACCTGCTGGAACGACAGGAGTGAAGGCCACAGACCCTCTGAAAGATAAGGCCCAG AGTACAACCATTCCCTCATCCAAACCGGGACCTGCTAAGGTGGATCCGGCTGTTGGGAAGCCCTCAGCCCCGGCCGGTACCCAAAAACAGACAAGCGCTCAAAAG GTGCAAGTAGAAGTGGGTTCTTCTGGAACTAAAGTCAGCACAGAG GATGTAGATCCGTTTGATGCCCTTTCTGGTACTCTACCATCATCAGAACCTGTGGCTCCAAAAGTCCCAGCATTCACTGGACCAGAGGTCAAAGAG CCAAATGTAAAGGCAGAGAAGGGTGTTATCTGTGGTGAGAGAGATGACACGTTGCCACCCGGATACAGACGAGCAGACCTG GAAAAGAAAACGCCTGCCGGAGTTCCTGAGAAGCCTAAAGAAGTTCCCAAG CCAATAAGCTCAGACGAGGCGCTGGACTCCCTCTCAGCTGGATTTGTGTCTTCAGCTCCACCTGCTCCTAAGAAGACTGATGTG AAAACTGAAACAGTAGGAGCAGTCGATGTTCGTTCTGCAGGAATCTCCAACTTTGCTCCCCCTCCACCCTCTCAG AAACAGCCGGCACCATCTCAGCCTGCTGCTGTAACCAAATCCCCTGCTCCACCAGCTGACAAGAAATCCAGGATCGAGACCCCTGCACAACCCGCTAAACCAAAGACAGATGAC ACGGACGTGTCACTGGACGCTCTCAGTGCTTTGGGCGACACACTGGGCGCTCCAGAACCACCCAAAAAATTACCTGAACTCAAACCTGGGCAGATAGTTGAT GAGAAGAAACAGACATCAGAGAAGGGCGTTCGTGTTGGAGAGCGAGATGACACGCTCCCACCAGGTTACAGATTCTCAGAGGAAGAGCTCATGAAATATCCTCCTCCTAAGAAAGAG CCCTCAATAAACACAGATGATGCACTGGACTTTCTTTCTGGAGGTTTCTCAGAGTCTGTAGCAGCACCGGTGGTAAAGGCCCCTGTTCCTCCTTCACAG GAAAAGAAGAAACCTGAAGCAGTTCCTGAAAAGACTAAAGATGTTCCTAAG CCTAAAGTGGATGAATTGTCAGCTCTGGATGCTCTGGCTTGTGATTTTGTGGCTCCTGCACAGTCTGTGCCTAAG GTTTCTTCTGGTGCTCCTAAAACTGTCCCGCCAGGCCCTATGCAACCACCACAGACAGATGAG GACGCTTTCAGCGCTCTGGGTGACACATTGGGTAAACCAGAGCCACCCAAAAAAGAACCTGAACTCAAACCCAAGGACATCGTTCAT GAGAAGGATGTGACATTTAAAAAGGGAGTTCGTGTTGGAGAGCGAGACGACACGCTCCCACCAGGTTACAGATTCTCAGAGGAAGAGCTCAAGAAATATCCTCCTCCTGAGAAAGAG CCATCCTTAGACACTACTGAAGCTCTGGATATTCTGTCTGGTGGTTTTGCAACCCCCTCTGAAGCATCGGCTGCCAAGACCCCCGTCTGTCCTGCCTCTAAGCCTCCTGCTAAG CCTTTAGATCCTGCTTCCGATTTCGCTTTAGATGCTCTTGCAGATGATTTTGTCGCTCCTTCTTCTGCATCTAAAGTTCAGTCTGCCGTCTCTGGCCCCCCACATGCTGACAGACAG TTGTCAGAAGGTTCCTCATCAGCTTTGGATGCCCTCTCAGACACTTTAGCAGACATTAAAGGAGCCCCTGAGCCTGCCCCTGTCCCACCTAAAGACGTCGTTAAG GAAAAGAATATAGTGGAGGAAAGAGTGAGTAAACCAGGTGAGAGAGACGACACCCTTCCACCTGAGTATCGGTTCACAGAGGAAGACCGCAAG GCATTTCTAGCAGACAAGCAGAAAGATGTCAAACCGAAAAAG CCATCAATCGATGACACAACGGCCCTTGACATGCTGTCTAGTGATTTTTCTTCAGTACAACCCGTGAAGCCCTCAGCACCTGACGCCCAACACTTCACCCCTGAACCACAACCGCCAACATTTAAG gCATCAGGTCCAGTTTTTGACGAGCTGGCGGAAAAAGTTATTCCCAACCTGACTGACCCAAAAGCTAAAGACAGCAAACCAAAG GGAAAGGGTGCAAAACCAAAGTCTAAACCAAAG AAACAGTCAGTAGAAGATTCATCATCCACGGAGAAGCTGCCCGGTAAACCGAGCTCAGATGTGGTGCCTTCATCTTCCACAAAGAGCGGAAACAGATAG
- the cast gene encoding calpastatin isoform X8, whose protein sequence is MKEAGERDSRKLVVQTFYPSNDSSSAMAYAAYWSSTRGDTSLQKANVPQTSRFQSQQVTPTPTSQVSSGKPAQYEKGATQSSTAAVTVKPGTAPAAPSGASSAGAAGGGGFTTTQKGPSQVTPQSTTIPSSKPGPAKVDPAVGKPSAPAGTQKQTSAQKVQVEVGSSGTKVSTEDVDPFDALSGTLPSSEPVAPKVPAFTGPEVKEPNVKAEKGVICGERDDTLPPGYRRADLEKKTPAGVPEKPKEVPKPISSDEALDSLSAGFVSSAPPAPKKTDVKTETVGAVDVRSAGISNFAPPPPSQKQPAPSQPAAVTKSPAPPADKKSRIETPAQPAKPKTDDTDVSLDALSALGDTLGAPEPPKKLPELKPGQIVDEKKQTSEKGVRVGERDDTLPPGYRFSEEELMKYPPPKKEPSINTDDALDFLSGGFSESVAAPVVKAPVPPSQEKKKPEAVPEKTKDVPKPKVDELSALDALACDFVAPAQSVPKVSSGAPKTVPPGPMQPPQTDEDAFSALGDTLGKPEPPKKEPELKPKDIVHEKDVTFKKGVRVGERDDTLPPGYRFSEEELKKYPPPEKEPSLDTTEALDILSGGFATPSEASAAKTPVCPASKPPAKPLDPASDFALDALADDFVAPSSASKVQSAVSGPPHADRQLSEGSSSALDALSDTLADIKGAPEPAPVPPKDVVKEKNIVEERVSKPGERDDTLPPEYRFTEEDRKAFLADKQKDVKPKKPSIDDTTALDMLSSDFSSVQPVKPSAPDAQHFTPEPQPPTFKASGPVFDELAEKVIPNLTDPKAKDSKPKGKGAKPKSKPKKQSVEDSSSTEKLPGKPSSDVVPSSSTKSGNR, encoded by the exons TCTCAGCAAGTCACACCCACCCCAACATCTCAGGTCTCCTCAGGGAAACCTGCACAATATGAG AAAGGAGCTACGCAGTCGTCTACAGCAGCTGTGACTGTCAAACCCGGCACCGCACCTGCAGCTCCTTCAGGAGCATCTTCTGCTGGAGCTGCAGGCGGTGGAGGCTTCACCACCACTCAGAAAGGACCTTCCCAAGTCACGCCACAG AGTACAACCATTCCCTCATCCAAACCGGGACCTGCTAAGGTGGATCCGGCTGTTGGGAAGCCCTCAGCCCCGGCCGGTACCCAAAAACAGACAAGCGCTCAAAAG GTGCAAGTAGAAGTGGGTTCTTCTGGAACTAAAGTCAGCACAGAG GATGTAGATCCGTTTGATGCCCTTTCTGGTACTCTACCATCATCAGAACCTGTGGCTCCAAAAGTCCCAGCATTCACTGGACCAGAGGTCAAAGAG CCAAATGTAAAGGCAGAGAAGGGTGTTATCTGTGGTGAGAGAGATGACACGTTGCCACCCGGATACAGACGAGCAGACCTG GAAAAGAAAACGCCTGCCGGAGTTCCTGAGAAGCCTAAAGAAGTTCCCAAG CCAATAAGCTCAGACGAGGCGCTGGACTCCCTCTCAGCTGGATTTGTGTCTTCAGCTCCACCTGCTCCTAAGAAGACTGATGTG AAAACTGAAACAGTAGGAGCAGTCGATGTTCGTTCTGCAGGAATCTCCAACTTTGCTCCCCCTCCACCCTCTCAG AAACAGCCGGCACCATCTCAGCCTGCTGCTGTAACCAAATCCCCTGCTCCACCAGCTGACAAGAAATCCAGGATCGAGACCCCTGCACAACCCGCTAAACCAAAGACAGATGAC ACGGACGTGTCACTGGACGCTCTCAGTGCTTTGGGCGACACACTGGGCGCTCCAGAACCACCCAAAAAATTACCTGAACTCAAACCTGGGCAGATAGTTGAT GAGAAGAAACAGACATCAGAGAAGGGCGTTCGTGTTGGAGAGCGAGATGACACGCTCCCACCAGGTTACAGATTCTCAGAGGAAGAGCTCATGAAATATCCTCCTCCTAAGAAAGAG CCCTCAATAAACACAGATGATGCACTGGACTTTCTTTCTGGAGGTTTCTCAGAGTCTGTAGCAGCACCGGTGGTAAAGGCCCCTGTTCCTCCTTCACAG GAAAAGAAGAAACCTGAAGCAGTTCCTGAAAAGACTAAAGATGTTCCTAAG CCTAAAGTGGATGAATTGTCAGCTCTGGATGCTCTGGCTTGTGATTTTGTGGCTCCTGCACAGTCTGTGCCTAAG GTTTCTTCTGGTGCTCCTAAAACTGTCCCGCCAGGCCCTATGCAACCACCACAGACAGATGAG GACGCTTTCAGCGCTCTGGGTGACACATTGGGTAAACCAGAGCCACCCAAAAAAGAACCTGAACTCAAACCCAAGGACATCGTTCAT GAGAAGGATGTGACATTTAAAAAGGGAGTTCGTGTTGGAGAGCGAGACGACACGCTCCCACCAGGTTACAGATTCTCAGAGGAAGAGCTCAAGAAATATCCTCCTCCTGAGAAAGAG CCATCCTTAGACACTACTGAAGCTCTGGATATTCTGTCTGGTGGTTTTGCAACCCCCTCTGAAGCATCGGCTGCCAAGACCCCCGTCTGTCCTGCCTCTAAGCCTCCTGCTAAG CCTTTAGATCCTGCTTCCGATTTCGCTTTAGATGCTCTTGCAGATGATTTTGTCGCTCCTTCTTCTGCATCTAAAGTTCAGTCTGCCGTCTCTGGCCCCCCACATGCTGACAGACAG TTGTCAGAAGGTTCCTCATCAGCTTTGGATGCCCTCTCAGACACTTTAGCAGACATTAAAGGAGCCCCTGAGCCTGCCCCTGTCCCACCTAAAGACGTCGTTAAG GAAAAGAATATAGTGGAGGAAAGAGTGAGTAAACCAGGTGAGAGAGACGACACCCTTCCACCTGAGTATCGGTTCACAGAGGAAGACCGCAAG GCATTTCTAGCAGACAAGCAGAAAGATGTCAAACCGAAAAAG CCATCAATCGATGACACAACGGCCCTTGACATGCTGTCTAGTGATTTTTCTTCAGTACAACCCGTGAAGCCCTCAGCACCTGACGCCCAACACTTCACCCCTGAACCACAACCGCCAACATTTAAG gCATCAGGTCCAGTTTTTGACGAGCTGGCGGAAAAAGTTATTCCCAACCTGACTGACCCAAAAGCTAAAGACAGCAAACCAAAG GGAAAGGGTGCAAAACCAAAGTCTAAACCAAAG AAACAGTCAGTAGAAGATTCATCATCCACGGAGAAGCTGCCCGGTAAACCGAGCTCAGATGTGGTGCCTTCATCTTCCACAAAGAGCGGAAACAGATAG
- the cast gene encoding calpastatin isoform X6, translating into MGQILSWIRGTQDQPALQDVTVEQQSQQVTPTPTSQVSSGKPAQYEKGATQSSTAAVTVKPGTAPAAPSGASSAGAAGGGGFTTTQKGPSQVTPQATVSKPTPAPSAKVPVVSSGTGPAGTTGVKATDPLKDKAQSTTIPSSKPGPAKVDPAVGKPSAPAGTQKQTSAQKVQVEVGSSGTKVSTEDVDPFDALSGTLPSSEPVAPKVPAFTGPEVKEPNVKAEKGVICGERDDTLPPGYRRADLEKKTPAGVPEKPKEVPKPISSDEALDSLSAGFVSSAPPAPKKTDVKTETVGAVDVRSAGISNFAPPPPSQKQPAPSQPAAVTKSPAPPADKKSRIETPAQPAKPKTDDTDVSLDALSALGDTLGAPEPPKKLPELKPGQIVDEKKQTSEKGVRVGERDDTLPPGYRFSEEELMKYPPPKKEPSINTDDALDFLSGGFSESVAAPVVKAPVPPSQEKKKPEAVPEKTKDVPKPKVDELSALDALACDFVAPAQSVPKVSSGAPKTVPPGPMQPPQTDEDAFSALGDTLGKPEPPKKEPELKPKDIVHEKDVTFKKGVRVGERDDTLPPGYRFSEEELKKYPPPEKEPSLDTTEALDILSGGFATPSEASAAKTPVCPASKPPAKPLDPASDFALDALADDFVAPSSASKVQSAVSGPPHADRQLSEGSSSALDALSDTLADIKGAPEPAPVPPKDVVKEKNIVEERVSKPGERDDTLPPEYRFTEEDRKAFLADKQKDVKPKKPSIDDTTALDMLSSDFSSVQPVKPSAPDAQHFTPEPQPPTFKASGPVFDELAEKVIPNLTDPKAKDSKPKGKGAKPKSKPKKQSVEDSSSTEKLPGKPSSDVVPSSSTKSGNR; encoded by the exons ATGGGCCAGATCTTGAGCTGGATCCGCGGCACACAGGACCAACCTGCCCTGCAGGACGTCACTGTCGAGCAACAG TCTCAGCAAGTCACACCCACCCCAACATCTCAGGTCTCCTCAGGGAAACCTGCACAATATGAG AAAGGAGCTACGCAGTCGTCTACAGCAGCTGTGACTGTCAAACCCGGCACCGCACCTGCAGCTCCTTCAGGAGCATCTTCTGCTGGAGCTGCAGGCGGTGGAGGCTTCACCACCACTCAGAAAGGACCTTCCCAAGTCACGCCACAG GCCACAGTCTCTAAACCCACACCTGCACCTTCTGCTAAAGTCCCAGTTGTGAGCTCTGGGACTGGACCTGCTGGAACGACAGGAGTGAAGGCCACAGACCCTCTGAAAGATAAGGCCCAG AGTACAACCATTCCCTCATCCAAACCGGGACCTGCTAAGGTGGATCCGGCTGTTGGGAAGCCCTCAGCCCCGGCCGGTACCCAAAAACAGACAAGCGCTCAAAAG GTGCAAGTAGAAGTGGGTTCTTCTGGAACTAAAGTCAGCACAGAG GATGTAGATCCGTTTGATGCCCTTTCTGGTACTCTACCATCATCAGAACCTGTGGCTCCAAAAGTCCCAGCATTCACTGGACCAGAGGTCAAAGAG CCAAATGTAAAGGCAGAGAAGGGTGTTATCTGTGGTGAGAGAGATGACACGTTGCCACCCGGATACAGACGAGCAGACCTG GAAAAGAAAACGCCTGCCGGAGTTCCTGAGAAGCCTAAAGAAGTTCCCAAG CCAATAAGCTCAGACGAGGCGCTGGACTCCCTCTCAGCTGGATTTGTGTCTTCAGCTCCACCTGCTCCTAAGAAGACTGATGTG AAAACTGAAACAGTAGGAGCAGTCGATGTTCGTTCTGCAGGAATCTCCAACTTTGCTCCCCCTCCACCCTCTCAG AAACAGCCGGCACCATCTCAGCCTGCTGCTGTAACCAAATCCCCTGCTCCACCAGCTGACAAGAAATCCAGGATCGAGACCCCTGCACAACCCGCTAAACCAAAGACAGATGAC ACGGACGTGTCACTGGACGCTCTCAGTGCTTTGGGCGACACACTGGGCGCTCCAGAACCACCCAAAAAATTACCTGAACTCAAACCTGGGCAGATAGTTGAT GAGAAGAAACAGACATCAGAGAAGGGCGTTCGTGTTGGAGAGCGAGATGACACGCTCCCACCAGGTTACAGATTCTCAGAGGAAGAGCTCATGAAATATCCTCCTCCTAAGAAAGAG CCCTCAATAAACACAGATGATGCACTGGACTTTCTTTCTGGAGGTTTCTCAGAGTCTGTAGCAGCACCGGTGGTAAAGGCCCCTGTTCCTCCTTCACAG GAAAAGAAGAAACCTGAAGCAGTTCCTGAAAAGACTAAAGATGTTCCTAAG CCTAAAGTGGATGAATTGTCAGCTCTGGATGCTCTGGCTTGTGATTTTGTGGCTCCTGCACAGTCTGTGCCTAAG GTTTCTTCTGGTGCTCCTAAAACTGTCCCGCCAGGCCCTATGCAACCACCACAGACAGATGAG GACGCTTTCAGCGCTCTGGGTGACACATTGGGTAAACCAGAGCCACCCAAAAAAGAACCTGAACTCAAACCCAAGGACATCGTTCAT GAGAAGGATGTGACATTTAAAAAGGGAGTTCGTGTTGGAGAGCGAGACGACACGCTCCCACCAGGTTACAGATTCTCAGAGGAAGAGCTCAAGAAATATCCTCCTCCTGAGAAAGAG CCATCCTTAGACACTACTGAAGCTCTGGATATTCTGTCTGGTGGTTTTGCAACCCCCTCTGAAGCATCGGCTGCCAAGACCCCCGTCTGTCCTGCCTCTAAGCCTCCTGCTAAG CCTTTAGATCCTGCTTCCGATTTCGCTTTAGATGCTCTTGCAGATGATTTTGTCGCTCCTTCTTCTGCATCTAAAGTTCAGTCTGCCGTCTCTGGCCCCCCACATGCTGACAGACAG TTGTCAGAAGGTTCCTCATCAGCTTTGGATGCCCTCTCAGACACTTTAGCAGACATTAAAGGAGCCCCTGAGCCTGCCCCTGTCCCACCTAAAGACGTCGTTAAG GAAAAGAATATAGTGGAGGAAAGAGTGAGTAAACCAGGTGAGAGAGACGACACCCTTCCACCTGAGTATCGGTTCACAGAGGAAGACCGCAAG GCATTTCTAGCAGACAAGCAGAAAGATGTCAAACCGAAAAAG CCATCAATCGATGACACAACGGCCCTTGACATGCTGTCTAGTGATTTTTCTTCAGTACAACCCGTGAAGCCCTCAGCACCTGACGCCCAACACTTCACCCCTGAACCACAACCGCCAACATTTAAG gCATCAGGTCCAGTTTTTGACGAGCTGGCGGAAAAAGTTATTCCCAACCTGACTGACCCAAAAGCTAAAGACAGCAAACCAAAG GGAAAGGGTGCAAAACCAAAGTCTAAACCAAAG AAACAGTCAGTAGAAGATTCATCATCCACGGAGAAGCTGCCCGGTAAACCGAGCTCAGATGTGGTGCCTTCATCTTCCACAAAGAGCGGAAACAGATAG
- the cast gene encoding calpastatin isoform X15, with product MSQQVTPTPTSQVSSGKPAQYEVQVEVGSSGTKVSTEDVDPFDALSGTLPSSEPVAPKVPAFTGPEVKEPNVKAEKGVICGERDDTLPPGYRRADLEKKTPAGVPEKPKEVPKPISSDEALDSLSAGFVSSAPPAPKKTDVKTETVGAVDVRSAGISNFAPPPPSQKQPAPSQPAAVTKSPAPPADKKSRIETPAQPAKPKTDDTDVSLDALSALGDTLGAPEPPKKLPELKPGQIVDEKKQTSEKGVRVGERDDTLPPGYRFSEEELMKYPPPKKEPSINTDDALDFLSGGFSESVAAPVVKAPVPPSQEKKKPEAVPEKTKDVPKPKVDELSALDALACDFVAPAQSVPKVSSGAPKTVPPGPMQPPQTDEDAFSALGDTLGKPEPPKKEPELKPKDIVHEKDVTFKKGVRVGERDDTLPPGYRFSEEELKKYPPPEKEPSLDTTEALDILSGGFATPSEASAAKTPVCPASKPPAKPLDPASDFALDALADDFVAPSSASKVQSAVSGPPHADRQLSEGSSSALDALSDTLADIKGAPEPAPVPPKDVVKEKNIVEERVSKPGERDDTLPPEYRFTEEDRKAFLADKQKDVKPKKPSIDDTTALDMLSSDFSSVQPVKPSAPDAQHFTPEPQPPTFKASGPVFDELAEKVIPNLTDPKAKDSKPKGKGAKPKSKPKKQSVEDSSSTEKLPGKPSSDVVPSSSTKSGNR from the exons ATG TCTCAGCAAGTCACACCCACCCCAACATCTCAGGTCTCCTCAGGGAAACCTGCACAATATGAG GTGCAAGTAGAAGTGGGTTCTTCTGGAACTAAAGTCAGCACAGAG GATGTAGATCCGTTTGATGCCCTTTCTGGTACTCTACCATCATCAGAACCTGTGGCTCCAAAAGTCCCAGCATTCACTGGACCAGAGGTCAAAGAG CCAAATGTAAAGGCAGAGAAGGGTGTTATCTGTGGTGAGAGAGATGACACGTTGCCACCCGGATACAGACGAGCAGACCTG GAAAAGAAAACGCCTGCCGGAGTTCCTGAGAAGCCTAAAGAAGTTCCCAAG CCAATAAGCTCAGACGAGGCGCTGGACTCCCTCTCAGCTGGATTTGTGTCTTCAGCTCCACCTGCTCCTAAGAAGACTGATGTG AAAACTGAAACAGTAGGAGCAGTCGATGTTCGTTCTGCAGGAATCTCCAACTTTGCTCCCCCTCCACCCTCTCAG AAACAGCCGGCACCATCTCAGCCTGCTGCTGTAACCAAATCCCCTGCTCCACCAGCTGACAAGAAATCCAGGATCGAGACCCCTGCACAACCCGCTAAACCAAAGACAGATGAC ACGGACGTGTCACTGGACGCTCTCAGTGCTTTGGGCGACACACTGGGCGCTCCAGAACCACCCAAAAAATTACCTGAACTCAAACCTGGGCAGATAGTTGAT GAGAAGAAACAGACATCAGAGAAGGGCGTTCGTGTTGGAGAGCGAGATGACACGCTCCCACCAGGTTACAGATTCTCAGAGGAAGAGCTCATGAAATATCCTCCTCCTAAGAAAGAG CCCTCAATAAACACAGATGATGCACTGGACTTTCTTTCTGGAGGTTTCTCAGAGTCTGTAGCAGCACCGGTGGTAAAGGCCCCTGTTCCTCCTTCACAG GAAAAGAAGAAACCTGAAGCAGTTCCTGAAAAGACTAAAGATGTTCCTAAG CCTAAAGTGGATGAATTGTCAGCTCTGGATGCTCTGGCTTGTGATTTTGTGGCTCCTGCACAGTCTGTGCCTAAG GTTTCTTCTGGTGCTCCTAAAACTGTCCCGCCAGGCCCTATGCAACCACCACAGACAGATGAG GACGCTTTCAGCGCTCTGGGTGACACATTGGGTAAACCAGAGCCACCCAAAAAAGAACCTGAACTCAAACCCAAGGACATCGTTCAT GAGAAGGATGTGACATTTAAAAAGGGAGTTCGTGTTGGAGAGCGAGACGACACGCTCCCACCAGGTTACAGATTCTCAGAGGAAGAGCTCAAGAAATATCCTCCTCCTGAGAAAGAG CCATCCTTAGACACTACTGAAGCTCTGGATATTCTGTCTGGTGGTTTTGCAACCCCCTCTGAAGCATCGGCTGCCAAGACCCCCGTCTGTCCTGCCTCTAAGCCTCCTGCTAAG CCTTTAGATCCTGCTTCCGATTTCGCTTTAGATGCTCTTGCAGATGATTTTGTCGCTCCTTCTTCTGCATCTAAAGTTCAGTCTGCCGTCTCTGGCCCCCCACATGCTGACAGACAG TTGTCAGAAGGTTCCTCATCAGCTTTGGATGCCCTCTCAGACACTTTAGCAGACATTAAAGGAGCCCCTGAGCCTGCCCCTGTCCCACCTAAAGACGTCGTTAAG GAAAAGAATATAGTGGAGGAAAGAGTGAGTAAACCAGGTGAGAGAGACGACACCCTTCCACCTGAGTATCGGTTCACAGAGGAAGACCGCAAG GCATTTCTAGCAGACAAGCAGAAAGATGTCAAACCGAAAAAG CCATCAATCGATGACACAACGGCCCTTGACATGCTGTCTAGTGATTTTTCTTCAGTACAACCCGTGAAGCCCTCAGCACCTGACGCCCAACACTTCACCCCTGAACCACAACCGCCAACATTTAAG gCATCAGGTCCAGTTTTTGACGAGCTGGCGGAAAAAGTTATTCCCAACCTGACTGACCCAAAAGCTAAAGACAGCAAACCAAAG GGAAAGGGTGCAAAACCAAAGTCTAAACCAAAG AAACAGTCAGTAGAAGATTCATCATCCACGGAGAAGCTGCCCGGTAAACCGAGCTCAGATGTGGTGCCTTCATCTTCCACAAAGAGCGGAAACAGATAG